The Coffea arabica cultivar ET-39 chromosome 9e, Coffea Arabica ET-39 HiFi, whole genome shotgun sequence genome has a window encoding:
- the LOC113709717 gene encoding monosaccharide-sensing protein 2-like isoform X1: protein MSGAVLVAIGATIGNLLQGWDNATIAGAVLYIKREFKLESDPTVEGLIVAMSLIGAVLVTTFAGGVADWLGRRPMLIVSSVLYFVSGLVMFWSPNVYVLLLGRLLDGFGVGLAVTLVPIYISETSPPEIRGLLNTLPQFCGSLGMFLSYCMVFGMSLMSSPSWRLMLVVLSIPSIAYFAVAVLYLPESPRWLVSKGRMIEAKQVLQRLRGREDVAGEMALLVEGLGISSETHIEEYIIAPADELAEDQEPSADKERIRLYGPEEGKSWVAQPVTGQSVLTPISRQGSLINQNVPLMDPLVSLFGSIHEKLPDTGSKGSMFFPHLGSMFSVAGNQPRNEEWDVESLGREGEDYASDAAGVESDDNLQSPLISRQTTSLEKDMAGPPLHGSILSMRQGTAIRGANGETSGSTGIGGGWQLAWKWIEGEGQDGKKEGGFKRIYLHEGGVSASRRGSVVSVHGDDVPAGGEFIQAAALVSHPALYSKELLDQHPVGPAMIHPSEAAAKGPSWKDLLEPGVKHALVVGIGIELLQQLSGINGVLYYTPQILEEAGVGVLLSNMGISSASASFLISAITTLLMLPSIAIAMRLVDIAGRRSLLLWTIPVLLITLVILVIGSVVNMGKVGNAAVSTVCVVLYFCFFVMGFGPVPNILCSEIFPTRVRGVCIALCCLTYWIGDIIVTYTLPVMLSSMGLGGVFGTYAVVCIISWFFAFLKVPETKGMPLEVISEFFSVGARQAVAIAKNN, encoded by the exons ATGAGTGGAGCAGTCCTTGTGGCTATTGGCGCTACAATCGGTAACCTATTGCAAGGATGGGACAATGCCACAATTGCTG GGGCTGTACTATACATAAAGAGGGAGTTCAAATTGGAGTCAGATCCTACTGTAGAAGGTTTAATCGTGGCCATGTCGCTTATTGGTGCCGTATTGGTTACTACGTTCGCTGGCGGTGTTGCTGATTGGCTTGGTCGTCGTCCTATGCTTATAGTCTCGTCTGTCCTTTATTTTGTGAGTGGTCTTGTGATGTTCTGGTCCCCTAATGTGTATGTCCTGCTTTTGGGAAGGCTGCTTGATGGGTTTGGAGTTGGCTTGGCTGTTACTTTAGTTCCTATCTACATATCTGAGACATCGCCTCCAGAAATTAGAGGTTTACTGAACACTTTGCCTCAGTTTTGTGGTTCTCTTGGAATGTTTTTGTCATACTGCATGGTGTTTGGAATGTCATTGATGAGCTCGCCAAGCTGGAGATTAATGCTTGTTGTTCTTTCGATTCCTTCGATTGCTTATTTTGCTGTAGCAGTGCTTTATTTGCCTGAGTCTCCTAGATGGCTTGTTAGTAAAGGGCGGATGATTGAGGCCAAGCAGGTTTTGCAGAGGCTCCGTGGCAGGGAAGATGTAGCTG GTGAGATGGCATTGTTAGTTGAAGGCCTTGGCATCAGCAGTGAAACACATATTGAGGAGTACATAATTGCCCCTGCTGATGAACTTGCTGAAGATCAGGAGCCGAGTGCAGACAAAGAGCGGATAAGGTTGTATGGTCCTGAAGAAGGAAAGTCCTGGGTTGCTCAACCTGTTACTGGGCAAAGTGTACTTACTCCGATATCTCGACAAGGAAGCTTAATAAACCAGAATGTTCCCCTTATGGATCCTCTAGTTAGCCTCTTTGGAAGCATTCATGAAAAGCTTCCAGATACTGGGAGCAAAGGAAGCATGTTTTTTCCACACTTAGGCAGCATGTTTAGTGTAGCAGGAAATCAACCTAGAAATGAAGAATGGGATGTAGAGAGTCTTGGCAGAGAGGGAGAGGATTATGCATCTGATGCTGCTGGAGTTGAATCTGATGACAATTTACAAAGCCCACTAATATCACGTCAGACAACCAGCCTAGAAAAAGACATGGCTGGACCTCCTTTACATGGAAGTATTTTGAGCATGAGGCAGGGTACTGCTATTCGAGGGGCCAATGGGGAAACATCTGGTAGTACAGGCATCGGTGGCGGGTGGCAGCTTGCATGGAAGTGGATAGAGGGGGAAGGTCAAGatggaaagaaagaaggagGGTTTAAGAGAATTTATTTGCATGAGGGTGGTGTTTCTGCATCCCGCAGAGGTTCTGTGGTCTCAGTTCATGGTGATGATGTGCCTGCAGGTGGCGAATTCATACAAGCTGCTGCTTTGGTGAGTCATCCAGCTCTATATTCAAAGGAGTTATTGGATCAGCATCCTGTTGGACCAGCAATGATTCATCCATCTGAAGCTGCTGCAAAAGGGCCAAGTTGGAAGGACCTACTTGAGCCTGGAGTTAAGCATGCATTGGTCGTTGGAATTGGAATTGAATTGCTTCAGCAG CTCTCAGGTATAAATGGTGTGCTGTACTACACTCCCCAGATTCTTGAGGAGGCAGGCGTAGGAGTTCTTCTGTCAAATATGGGCATCAGTTCAGCGTCTGCATCTTTTCTTATCAGTGCTATTACTACTTTGTTGATGTTGCCGTCCATAGCTATTGCCATGAGGCTTGTGGATATAGCTGGCAGAAG GAGTTTATTGCTCTGGACCATCCCTGTGCTTCTCATAACACTGGTGATTTTAGTGATCGGAAGTGTAGTTAACATGGGCAAGGTTGGAAATGCAGCCGTTTCGACAGTTTGTGTGGTGCTCTACTTCTGCTTTTTTGTCATGGGATTCGGTCCAGTTCCGAATATACTTTGTTCAGAGATATTTCCGACGCGGGTACGCGGGGTCTGCATTGCTCTATGTTGCCTCACATATTGGATCGGAGACATCATCGTAACGTATACGCTGCCTGTGATGCTGTCTTCAATGGGACTGGGTGGTGTTTTTGGGACATATGCAGTGGTGTGCATCATTTCCTGGTTCTTTGCGTTCTTGAAGGTTCCAGAAACTAAGGGCATGCCTCTGGAGGTGATCAGTGAGTTCTTTTCTGTGGGTGCAAGGCAGGCCGTTGCTATTGCCAAAAACAACTGA
- the LOC113709717 gene encoding monosaccharide-sensing protein 2-like isoform X2 has protein sequence MSGAVLVAIGATIGNLLQGWDNATIAGAVLYIKREFKLESDPTVEGLIVAMSLIGAVLVTTFAGGVADWLGRRPMLIVSSVLYFVSGLVMFWSPNVYVLLLGRLLDGFGVGLAVTLVPIYISETSPPEIRVLYLPESPRWLVSKGRMIEAKQVLQRLRGREDVAGEMALLVEGLGISSETHIEEYIIAPADELAEDQEPSADKERIRLYGPEEGKSWVAQPVTGQSVLTPISRQGSLINQNVPLMDPLVSLFGSIHEKLPDTGSKGSMFFPHLGSMFSVAGNQPRNEEWDVESLGREGEDYASDAAGVESDDNLQSPLISRQTTSLEKDMAGPPLHGSILSMRQGTAIRGANGETSGSTGIGGGWQLAWKWIEGEGQDGKKEGGFKRIYLHEGGVSASRRGSVVSVHGDDVPAGGEFIQAAALVSHPALYSKELLDQHPVGPAMIHPSEAAAKGPSWKDLLEPGVKHALVVGIGIELLQQLSGINGVLYYTPQILEEAGVGVLLSNMGISSASASFLISAITTLLMLPSIAIAMRLVDIAGRRSLLLWTIPVLLITLVILVIGSVVNMGKVGNAAVSTVCVVLYFCFFVMGFGPVPNILCSEIFPTRVRGVCIALCCLTYWIGDIIVTYTLPVMLSSMGLGGVFGTYAVVCIISWFFAFLKVPETKGMPLEVISEFFSVGARQAVAIAKNN, from the exons ATGAGTGGAGCAGTCCTTGTGGCTATTGGCGCTACAATCGGTAACCTATTGCAAGGATGGGACAATGCCACAATTGCTG GGGCTGTACTATACATAAAGAGGGAGTTCAAATTGGAGTCAGATCCTACTGTAGAAGGTTTAATCGTGGCCATGTCGCTTATTGGTGCCGTATTGGTTACTACGTTCGCTGGCGGTGTTGCTGATTGGCTTGGTCGTCGTCCTATGCTTATAGTCTCGTCTGTCCTTTATTTTGTGAGTGGTCTTGTGATGTTCTGGTCCCCTAATGTGTATGTCCTGCTTTTGGGAAGGCTGCTTGATGGGTTTGGAGTTGGCTTGGCTGTTACTTTAGTTCCTATCTACATATCTGAGACATCGCCTCCAGAAATTAGAG TGCTTTATTTGCCTGAGTCTCCTAGATGGCTTGTTAGTAAAGGGCGGATGATTGAGGCCAAGCAGGTTTTGCAGAGGCTCCGTGGCAGGGAAGATGTAGCTG GTGAGATGGCATTGTTAGTTGAAGGCCTTGGCATCAGCAGTGAAACACATATTGAGGAGTACATAATTGCCCCTGCTGATGAACTTGCTGAAGATCAGGAGCCGAGTGCAGACAAAGAGCGGATAAGGTTGTATGGTCCTGAAGAAGGAAAGTCCTGGGTTGCTCAACCTGTTACTGGGCAAAGTGTACTTACTCCGATATCTCGACAAGGAAGCTTAATAAACCAGAATGTTCCCCTTATGGATCCTCTAGTTAGCCTCTTTGGAAGCATTCATGAAAAGCTTCCAGATACTGGGAGCAAAGGAAGCATGTTTTTTCCACACTTAGGCAGCATGTTTAGTGTAGCAGGAAATCAACCTAGAAATGAAGAATGGGATGTAGAGAGTCTTGGCAGAGAGGGAGAGGATTATGCATCTGATGCTGCTGGAGTTGAATCTGATGACAATTTACAAAGCCCACTAATATCACGTCAGACAACCAGCCTAGAAAAAGACATGGCTGGACCTCCTTTACATGGAAGTATTTTGAGCATGAGGCAGGGTACTGCTATTCGAGGGGCCAATGGGGAAACATCTGGTAGTACAGGCATCGGTGGCGGGTGGCAGCTTGCATGGAAGTGGATAGAGGGGGAAGGTCAAGatggaaagaaagaaggagGGTTTAAGAGAATTTATTTGCATGAGGGTGGTGTTTCTGCATCCCGCAGAGGTTCTGTGGTCTCAGTTCATGGTGATGATGTGCCTGCAGGTGGCGAATTCATACAAGCTGCTGCTTTGGTGAGTCATCCAGCTCTATATTCAAAGGAGTTATTGGATCAGCATCCTGTTGGACCAGCAATGATTCATCCATCTGAAGCTGCTGCAAAAGGGCCAAGTTGGAAGGACCTACTTGAGCCTGGAGTTAAGCATGCATTGGTCGTTGGAATTGGAATTGAATTGCTTCAGCAG CTCTCAGGTATAAATGGTGTGCTGTACTACACTCCCCAGATTCTTGAGGAGGCAGGCGTAGGAGTTCTTCTGTCAAATATGGGCATCAGTTCAGCGTCTGCATCTTTTCTTATCAGTGCTATTACTACTTTGTTGATGTTGCCGTCCATAGCTATTGCCATGAGGCTTGTGGATATAGCTGGCAGAAG GAGTTTATTGCTCTGGACCATCCCTGTGCTTCTCATAACACTGGTGATTTTAGTGATCGGAAGTGTAGTTAACATGGGCAAGGTTGGAAATGCAGCCGTTTCGACAGTTTGTGTGGTGCTCTACTTCTGCTTTTTTGTCATGGGATTCGGTCCAGTTCCGAATATACTTTGTTCAGAGATATTTCCGACGCGGGTACGCGGGGTCTGCATTGCTCTATGTTGCCTCACATATTGGATCGGAGACATCATCGTAACGTATACGCTGCCTGTGATGCTGTCTTCAATGGGACTGGGTGGTGTTTTTGGGACATATGCAGTGGTGTGCATCATTTCCTGGTTCTTTGCGTTCTTGAAGGTTCCAGAAACTAAGGGCATGCCTCTGGAGGTGATCAGTGAGTTCTTTTCTGTGGGTGCAAGGCAGGCCGTTGCTATTGCCAAAAACAACTGA